The following are from one region of the Cataglyphis hispanica isolate Lineage 1 chromosome 16, ULB_Chis1_1.0, whole genome shotgun sequence genome:
- the LOC126855355 gene encoding uncharacterized protein LOC126855355 produces the protein MTDRTSISFHTTCNMDEHEKNLMTGTLEQRKEAFKEDEELMRETTKFISEVIETAATEASKRKAQSEGADTGEGSRLKGGDTIAGWNNRARGFCNRILNALCPCFTNHELFGWTPYRYRFTRP, from the exons ATGACCGATCGAACATCCATATCGTTCCACACTACATGCAACATGGATGAACACGAGAAAAACCTGATGACGGGGACGTTGGAACAGAGGAAAGAGGCTTTCAAGGAAGACGAGGAGCTCATGAGGGAAACGACGAAATTTATTAGCGAAGTGATAGAGACCGCCGCTACGGAAGCCTCGAAAAGAAAAGCTCAGTCGGAG GGAGCTGATACAGGCGAAG GTAGTAGATTGAAGGGTGGCGATACCATAGCTGGCTGGAACAACCGAGCGCGTGGATTCTGCAATCGTATTCTGAATGCCCTTTGCCCATGCTTCACCAATCATG AACTGTTCGGCTGGACTCCGTACCGGTATCGCTTCACACGACCTTAA